One genomic segment of Odocoileus virginianus isolate 20LAN1187 ecotype Illinois chromosome 17, Ovbor_1.2, whole genome shotgun sequence includes these proteins:
- the ADAM11 gene encoding disintegrin and metalloproteinase domain-containing protein 11 isoform X3, translated as MQGTRLPVCCAGPSCFSGQAEAEKEKVRRGHPTVHSETKYVELIVINDHQLFEQMRQSVVLTSNFAKSVVNLADVMYKEQLNTRIVLVAMETWADGDKIQVQDDLLETLARLMVYRREGLLEPSDATHLFSGRTFQSTSSGAAYVGGICSLSRGGGVNEYDNMGAMAVTLAQTLGQNLGMMWNKHRSSAGDCKCPDNWLGCIMEDTGFYLPRKFSRCSIDEYNQFLQEGGGSCLFNKPLKLLDPPECGNGFVEAGEECDCGSVQECSRAGGNCCKKCTLTHDAMCSDGLCCRRCKYEPRGVSCREAVNECDIAETCTGDSSQCPPNLHKLDGYYCDHEQGRCYGGRCKTRDRQCQALWGHAAADRFCYEKLNVEGTERGNCGRKGSGWVQCNKQDVLCGFLLCVNISGAPRLGDLGGDISSVTFYHQGKELDCRGGHVQLADGSDLSYVEDGTACGPNMLCLDHRCLPASAFNFSTCPGSGERRICSHHGVCSNEGKCICQPDWTGKDCSIHNPLPTSPPTGETERYKGPSGTNIIIGSIAGAVLVAAIVLGGTGWGFKNIRRGRYDPTQQGAV; from the exons ATGCAGGGAACCAG GCTGCCTGTTTGCTGCGCTGGACCATCCTGCTTCTCCGGACAGGCCGAGgctgagaaggaaaag GTCCGCCGGGGCCACCCCACAGTGCACAGTGAGACCAAGTACGTGGAGCTGATCGTGATCAATGACCACCAGCTG TTTGAGCAGATGCGGCAATCGGTGGTCCTCACCAGCAACTTTGCCAAGTCCGTGGTGAACCTGGCAGATGTG ATGTACAAGGAGCAGCTCAATACCCGCATCGTGCTGGTTGCCATGGAAACGTGGGCAGATGGGGACAAGATCCAGGTGCAGGATGACCTCCTGGAGACCCTGGCCAGGCTCATGGTCTACCGGCGGGAGGGCCTGCTGGAGCCCAGTGATGCCACCCACCTCTTCTC GGGCAGAACTTTCCAGAGCACCAGCAGCGGGGCTGCCTATGTGGGGGGCATCTGCTCACTGTCCAGGGGAGGGGGCGTGAACGAG TATGACAACATGGGGGCCATGGCGGTGACCTTGGCTCAGACGCTGGGGCAGAACCTGGGCATGATGTGGAATAAACACCGGAGCTCGGCAG GGGACTGCAAATGTCCGGACAACTGGCTGGGTTGCATCATGGAGGACACTGG gTTCTACCTGCCCCGCAAGTTCTCACGCTGCAGCATCGACGAGTACAACCAGTTTCTTCAGGAGGGCGGCGGGAGCTGCCTCTTCAACAAGCCCCTCAAG CTCCTGGACCCGCCTGAGTGCGGGAACGGCTTCGTGGAGGCGGGGGAGGAGTGCGACTGCGGCTCGGTGCAG GAGTGCAGCCGCGCGGGAGGGAACTGTTGCAAGAAATGCACTCTGACTCACGACGCCATGTGTAGCGACGGTCTCTGCTGTCGCCGCTGCAAG TACGAGCCGCGGGGTGTGTCCTGTCGAGAAGCTGTGAACGAGTGCGACATCGCGGAGACCTGCACCGGGGATTCGAGCCAG TGTCCACCTAACCTGCACAAGCTGGATGGTTACTACTGTGATCATGAACAG GGCCGCTGCTATGGAGGTCGCTGCAAAACCCGGGACCGGCAGTGCCAGGCCCTTTGGGGCCAtg CGGCTGCTGATCGCTTCTGCTATGAGAAGCTGAATGTGGAGGGGACAGAACGTGGCAACTGTGGACGCAAGGGGTCAGGCTGGGTCCAGTGCAATAAACA GGATGTGCTGTGTGGCTTCCTCCTATGTGTCAACATCTCTGGAGCTCCTCGGCTGGGGGATCTAGGGGGAGACATCAGCAGCGTCACTTTCTACCACCAGGGCAAGGAGCTGGACTGCAG GGGCGGTCATGTGCAGCTGGCTGATGGCTCAGACCTGAGCTACGTGGAGGACGGCACAGCCTGTGGGCCCAACATGTTGTGCCTGGACCATCGCTGCCTGCCAGCCTCTGCCTTCAACTTCAGCACCTGCCCGGGCAGTGGCGAGCGCCGGATCTGCTCCCACCACGGG GTCTGCAGCAACGAAGGGAAGTGCATCTGTCAGCCAGATTGGACAGGCAAAGACTGCAGTATCCACAACCCCCTGCCCACGTCTCCGCCCACAGGGGAGACAGAGAGATATAAAG GTCCCAGCGGCACCAACATCATCATTGGCTCCATCGCCGGGGCTGTTCTGGTTGCAGCCATCGTCCTGGGCGGCACGGGCTGGGGATTTAA AAACATCCGCCGAGGAAGGTACGACCCGACCCAGCAGGGGGCAGTGTGA
- the ADAM11 gene encoding disintegrin and metalloproteinase domain-containing protein 11 isoform X1 produces MRRLRRWAFAALLLLLPSPGVGTWGPAGALRWRVSPHLGGPEAPEVTEPSRLVGESSGGEVRKQQLDTRVRQEPPGGPPVHLAQVSFVIPAFNSNFTLDLELNHHLLSSQYVERHFSREGPTQHSTGAGDHCYYQGKLRGNPHSFAALSTCQGLHGVFSDGNFTYIVEPREMARPRENAQGPLPHLIYRTPLLPAPLGCREPGCLFAALDHPASPDRPRLRRKRQVRRGHPTVHSETKYVELIVINDHQLFEQMRQSVVLTSNFAKSVVNLADVMYKEQLNTRIVLVAMETWADGDKIQVQDDLLETLARLMVYRREGLLEPSDATHLFSGRTFQSTSSGAAYVGGICSLSRGGGVNEYDNMGAMAVTLAQTLGQNLGMMWNKHRSSAGDCKCPDNWLGCIMEDTGFYLPRKFSRCSIDEYNQFLQEGGGSCLFNKPLKLLDPPECGNGFVEAGEECDCGSVQECSRAGGNCCKKCTLTHDAMCSDGLCCRRCKYEPRGVSCREAVNECDIAETCTGDSSQCPPNLHKLDGYYCDHEQGRCYGGRCKTRDRQCQALWGHAAADRFCYEKLNVEGTERGNCGRKGSGWVQCNKQDVLCGFLLCVNISGAPRLGDLGGDISSVTFYHQGKELDCRGGHVQLADGSDLSYVEDGTACGPNMLCLDHRCLPASAFNFSTCPGSGERRICSHHGVCSNEGKCICQPDWTGKDCSIHNPLPTSPPTGETERYKGPSGTNIIIGSIAGAVLVAAIVLGGTGWGFKNIRRGRYDPTQQGAV; encoded by the exons CCTGTCCATCTGGCCCAGGTGAGCTTCGTCATCCCAGCCTTCAACTCCAACTTCACTCTGGATCTGGAGTTGAACCA TCATCTTCTCTCTTCACAATACGTGGAGCGCCACTTCAGCCGGGAGGGGCCGACCCAGCACAGCACC GGTGCTGGAGACCACTGCTACTACCAGGGAAAGCTCCGAGGGAACCCCCACTCCTTTGCTGCCCTCTCCACCTGCCAAGGGCTGCA TGGGGTCTTCTCTGACGGGAACTTCACCTACATCGTGGAGCCCCGAGAGATGGCCAGGCCTCGGGAAAACGCCCAG GGACCCCTTCCCCACCTCATTTACCGgacccctctcctcccagcccccctcGGATGCAGGGAACCAG GCTGCCTGTTTGCTGCGCTGGACCATCCTGCTTCTCCGGACAGGCCGAGgctgagaaggaaaaggcag GTCCGCCGGGGCCACCCCACAGTGCACAGTGAGACCAAGTACGTGGAGCTGATCGTGATCAATGACCACCAGCTG TTTGAGCAGATGCGGCAATCGGTGGTCCTCACCAGCAACTTTGCCAAGTCCGTGGTGAACCTGGCAGATGTG ATGTACAAGGAGCAGCTCAATACCCGCATCGTGCTGGTTGCCATGGAAACGTGGGCAGATGGGGACAAGATCCAGGTGCAGGATGACCTCCTGGAGACCCTGGCCAGGCTCATGGTCTACCGGCGGGAGGGCCTGCTGGAGCCCAGTGATGCCACCCACCTCTTCTC GGGCAGAACTTTCCAGAGCACCAGCAGCGGGGCTGCCTATGTGGGGGGCATCTGCTCACTGTCCAGGGGAGGGGGCGTGAACGAG TATGACAACATGGGGGCCATGGCGGTGACCTTGGCTCAGACGCTGGGGCAGAACCTGGGCATGATGTGGAATAAACACCGGAGCTCGGCAG GGGACTGCAAATGTCCGGACAACTGGCTGGGTTGCATCATGGAGGACACTGG gTTCTACCTGCCCCGCAAGTTCTCACGCTGCAGCATCGACGAGTACAACCAGTTTCTTCAGGAGGGCGGCGGGAGCTGCCTCTTCAACAAGCCCCTCAAG CTCCTGGACCCGCCTGAGTGCGGGAACGGCTTCGTGGAGGCGGGGGAGGAGTGCGACTGCGGCTCGGTGCAG GAGTGCAGCCGCGCGGGAGGGAACTGTTGCAAGAAATGCACTCTGACTCACGACGCCATGTGTAGCGACGGTCTCTGCTGTCGCCGCTGCAAG TACGAGCCGCGGGGTGTGTCCTGTCGAGAAGCTGTGAACGAGTGCGACATCGCGGAGACCTGCACCGGGGATTCGAGCCAG TGTCCACCTAACCTGCACAAGCTGGATGGTTACTACTGTGATCATGAACAG GGCCGCTGCTATGGAGGTCGCTGCAAAACCCGGGACCGGCAGTGCCAGGCCCTTTGGGGCCAtg CGGCTGCTGATCGCTTCTGCTATGAGAAGCTGAATGTGGAGGGGACAGAACGTGGCAACTGTGGACGCAAGGGGTCAGGCTGGGTCCAGTGCAATAAACA GGATGTGCTGTGTGGCTTCCTCCTATGTGTCAACATCTCTGGAGCTCCTCGGCTGGGGGATCTAGGGGGAGACATCAGCAGCGTCACTTTCTACCACCAGGGCAAGGAGCTGGACTGCAG GGGCGGTCATGTGCAGCTGGCTGATGGCTCAGACCTGAGCTACGTGGAGGACGGCACAGCCTGTGGGCCCAACATGTTGTGCCTGGACCATCGCTGCCTGCCAGCCTCTGCCTTCAACTTCAGCACCTGCCCGGGCAGTGGCGAGCGCCGGATCTGCTCCCACCACGGG GTCTGCAGCAACGAAGGGAAGTGCATCTGTCAGCCAGATTGGACAGGCAAAGACTGCAGTATCCACAACCCCCTGCCCACGTCTCCGCCCACAGGGGAGACAGAGAGATATAAAG GTCCCAGCGGCACCAACATCATCATTGGCTCCATCGCCGGGGCTGTTCTGGTTGCAGCCATCGTCCTGGGCGGCACGGGCTGGGGATTTAA AAACATCCGCCGAGGAAGGTACGACCCGACCCAGCAGGGGGCAGTGTGA